AGGCTGACCCCGGTCAGTTCCTCGAACCTGGTCAGTCGATGCCGCACGGTGTTGTGGTGCAGGAACATGCGGTTGGCGGTCTCGGAGGCGTTCAGGCCCGCCGAGAGATAGCAGTCGACGGTGTCGAGAATCGGTGATGCCTCGTCGTGGTCGAGAGGCGTGAGGTACTTGCCGGCCATGGCCGCGCCGATATCGGGATCCCCCACGACCGCGACGAGCAGGCCGATCTCGTCGAGGGTGTGCCGTCCCGGGAGCGCGAACAGATTCGCTGTTTCGGCGACGCGCCCGGCAATCCGAAACGAGCGCGTCAATTCCGGCAGTTTCGTCGTCGGTCCGACACCGACGTATCCGTCCGGTAGCGGCAGGTCGGCCACCCGCGGATCGTAGAAGCCGACCGCATCCCCTTCCAGCAACGCGGTCAGCCCGTGCGGTGGCCGGCAGGCCGGGCACTGGCGCAGCGTCCATTCGGTGTAGGCGGGGTCGGAGCCGATGACCCGGAACGCCGCCCGCAGCCCCTCCGTCCGGAGTCCGAGATCCTTTGCGTGCCCACGCAATTCGTCGGTCGTGAACTGTCCGGCAACGAGACTCCGGATCAGATCGTCGCGTCGGCTGTCCTGACCGCGGTCGAGTTGCGCCTGTACCTCGCGGTGCCCCGCGCTCAACGCCACGGTGGCGGCATCGGAGGCGGCCAACAGCGCGCTGACCACCGACATCAATGCCGAGCCGGGCAACTGCTGCCAGGTCTCGCGCCCGCCGATCCGCTCGATGATCTCCGAAATCATGATCTGCCAGCCCCGCAGCACCGCCTCGAGCGGAACGCCGAGCCGGGCGCGCAACCGGCCGTAGTCCTGGAACTCGTCGAGTTCGGCTGCGGTGAAGGCACGCCGTGCCCGCACCGCGGCATCGATCCGTCCCAGCGCCGCCACCATCGAGGGCACGATCCGGCGTTCGGAGATCCCCCGGTAGGCC
This sequence is a window from Nocardia yunnanensis. Protein-coding genes within it:
- a CDS encoding PucR family transcriptional regulator, yielding MTVPSVPPFGQADYENLARHLWRRFLREIPAYRGISERRIVPSMVAALGRIDAAVRARRAFTAAELDEFQDYGRLRARLGVPLEAVLRGWQIMISEIIERIGGRETWQQLPGSALMSVVSALLAASDAATVALSAGHREVQAQLDRGQDSRRDDLIRSLVAGQFTTDELRGHAKDLGLRTEGLRAAFRVIGSDPAYTEWTLRQCPACRPPHGLTALLEGDAVGFYDPRVADLPLPDGYVGVGPTTKLPELTRSFRIAGRVAETANLFALPGRHTLDEIGLLVAVVGDPDIGAAMAGKYLTPLDHDEASPILDTVDCYLSAGLNASETANRMFLHHNTVRHRLTRFEELTGVSLKDPHVALQVWWALRYRELRARPREQ